The following proteins come from a genomic window of Lolium rigidum isolate FL_2022 chromosome 5, APGP_CSIRO_Lrig_0.1, whole genome shotgun sequence:
- the LOC124658452 gene encoding nitrile-specifier protein 5-like — protein sequence MAASTWVMLEQKGSGPGARSSHAITLVGGTAYSFGGEFTPRVPVDSTMYAFDLKAQSWSALDAAGEVPPPRVGVTMAAVGGTVFVFGGRDRDHKELNELYSFDTATNTWTLLSSGDIGPPHRSYHSMVADGEGSRVYVFGGCGNAGRLNDLWAYDAAAGRWEELPSPGAACPPRGGPGLAFAGGKVWVVHGFSGDAELDDVHSYDPATGVWAKVETTGDRPAPRSVLCAAGVGKHVVVFGGEVDPSDLGHLGAGKFSAEAFMLDTETGAWAKLDDASDHHPGPRGWCAFSAGALDGRKGMLVYGGNSPTNDRLDDMFLFTPLLA from the exons ATGGCTGCTAGTACCTGGGTCATG CTGGAGCAGAAGGGATCCGGGCCGGGAGCAAGAAGCTCCCACGCTATCACCCTGGTCGGCGGCACGGCCTACTCCTTCGGCGGCGAGTTCACCCCGCGCGTGCCCGTGGACAGCACCATGTACGCCTTCGACCTCAAGGCGCAGTCCTGGTCcgccctcgacgccgccggcGAGGTGCCCCCGCCGCGCGTCGGCGTCACCATGGCCGCCGTCGGCGGCACGGTCTTCGTGTTCGGCGGCCGCGACAGGGACCACAAGGAGCTGAACGAGCTCTACTCCTTCGACACGGCCACCAACACCTGGACCCTGCTCTCGTCCGGCGACATTGGCCCGCCGCACCGGAGCTACCACTCCATGGTGGCCGACGGCGAGGGCAGCCGCGTGTACGTGTTCGGCGGGTGCGGCAACGCCGGCAGGCTGAACGACCTGTGGGCCTacgacgccgccgccgggcgATGGGAGGAGCTGCCGTCGCCAGGGGCGGCGTGCCCTCCCCGCGGCGGGCCCGGGCTGGCGTTCGCGGGCGGGAAGGTGTGGGTGGTGCACGGGTTCTCCGGGGACGCGGAGCTCGACGACGTGCACTCCTACGACCCGGCCACCGGCGTGTGGGCCAAGGTCGAGACCACCGGCGACAGGCCCGCCCCGCGGAGCGTGCTCTGCGCGGCTGGCGTCGGGAAGCACGTGGTGGTGTTCGGCGGGGAGGTCGACCCCAGCGACCTCGGCCACCTCGGCGCCGGCAAGTTCTCCGCCGAGGCATTCATGTTGGACACCGAGACCGGCGCGTGGGCCAAGCTGGATGACGCCTCCGATCACCACCCTGGTCCTCGCGGGTGGTGCGCGTTCTCGGCGGGGGCGCTGGACGGCCGGAAAGGGATGCTTGTCTACGGCGGCAACTCGCCGACCAACGACcggctggacgacatgttcctcTTCACTCCACTTCTAGCTTGA